In Lineus longissimus chromosome 13, tnLinLong1.2, whole genome shotgun sequence, one genomic interval encodes:
- the LOC135498262 gene encoding G patch domain-containing protein 8-like isoform X3, whose amino-acid sequence MSPPAVRKMAPPTHQRFISAVGVTKDGCEANVRIDPSELKDGSTGIGRSMETVVGDHTGQCDEMTNGMSEKDVSKSKEVLETTLKGTKDVEGILAANEEIEDQPGTTMISLGDYDVVKRTSEKTEDITRIPGASKVLENEPVVAKKSMDDDHVSNVISTLCSLWSPPVPAHNEVAVYTVHTDPGKKTTAAKGETKGVMTPTRAAGATNATTTGSGATGSGATGTGAAGTSKSTPEKKPAASGSKDGSGDAKPAATTNDKKAEPKVKKNICDGAFIKVLSKDEVTELEWPTEMVQNTTTEPSVTYSCNPLYFDFGQLSTKVDKKESKAEKELYPGEMEAGSSKSTSKLFVPRQLTQKKADKESDDSKAEDGGKDAEKAETEGAAEKPKHKKKKKHRKHHKTDKEKPEGEEGEKKKRHKHKKKKSRKRHRSSKEGKESGDEVATCAGPPEVEEEAPVAAEEKKEDVKKKKKRKKSKKSHKKRKKESDVDSGNEDEPDGAAKGEGNPDDRVKVKKSGKKSKKSKHSESSGEESDGEKKKRRHKHKKKKHHHSDKDGGSGTEQKEVKVKQEAEREVKKTETPKKDPKRKHSESDSDASDGQKVKAKKIKQETPGSAKKPQIPVTAVGQSSKPDNPGPENKKIRPIRIEKKEGKLHPSGKKLIGPEMKDTSSSKWDTSSDSELETMLQVKPDMKKAKAQTTLRTKETRQRETQRKEVVTNNPGSGGKKSSRNRSHSRSERRRRRDDSSYSSYSSDEDRSHSRYRRHSYSSDSDRSRSGRRSRRRRRSKSYSSGSDYSRSRSGSGYRSHSRSHSRSNRRGRRHSSYSSYTDYESDYDHGRSRKHSRGRYRHSSSSRSRSRSYSRDRYRRRRSYSRSHSYSSYSDRSRSRSRSYSRSRSRTRSRDRRRYELKSSPDKEFSSVLPKKEPKVHRARSEKEAKTFDPKDLVLPLHVNKDHVSDRAQELLKKIKEKKETLAKDGDFDFNDTVPAGLKSAGLMMKNSALLGPQPAMMDKVPVMPVIGKLPIMNKRPYPQDERSRSSERSPNNMHGPHDRSPYRRQDGRSPGHIPLPPGALGNNSSNPNSPRSDGSLGDIPNAPPNKMPRHNNMRPGSEFENKIPLCRGPRSEMDSIPLPPSGRGGPHMHPGMRGPPPGMRGPPPRPGPPGMHRPPGPGPHGPRGPPMQGPHGPLHGPPHGPPHGPHGPRGPPHPMGPHGPRGPPPPGMRGPFPGGPGMPPRGPPGMPPRGPPPNHRMPGPGPPHHIQSPPHRSNSPGQANRHSSPSHVNRSQAPMTAKPPTQPPPKTTAPATTTQTATGSSQTRPKMPGQNAQGRSPYIGPQVSPAMAQSLGLDIGTGKNNKKGAANSVPKEQQKDMAPPPLPPLPKEANKNDKKTPPLPPKSPSPKPPDKTDSPPAPIMPMAPPVMSAEQEEQYKVLQQQAQQHAAMLQQRETGSSAGSPDEVAPAQQQMIAISSPMAMPMQGAMALPSSMSMFSPGMQFQTALPQGLSGLQMAQMGQMGQIQMMGSHPGMISIPAGGGIPVQAGRPLYASGLPPGLSLGGIPGLPAHLAAPAGGVPMGTPMTINSLGQLTPLPSGAVSASSLPAGMSLPAGMIPVSMAQLSQMAQASHSIQGLPAGLVPHPSAGVSGISAAAAAAMAAGGQSPFLTAAPSGHPGLPGQPMIIGGPMGGMLLPGTRIIRPPMYRLP is encoded by the exons GTTCATTAGTGCC GTTGGGGTGACCAAGGATGGATGTGAGGCAAACGTACGCATCGACCCCTCAGAGctgaaagatggcagcactggtatTGGGAGGTCCATGGAAACAGTTGTGGGTGACCATACGGGTCAGTGCGACGAGATGACCAATGGCATGTCAGAGAAGGATGTGTCGAAATCGAAGGAAGTGCTGGAGACGACCCTAAAGGGGACAAAAGATGTCGAAGGGATTCTGGCAGCGAATGAAGAGATAGAAGATCAGCCTGGGACAACTATGATAAG CCTGGGTGATTATGACGTGGTGAAGAGGACATCCGAGAAGACAGAAGATATCACAAGGATTCCAGGAGCGTCAAAAGTTCTAGAAAATGAGCCTGTCGTGGCGAAAAAGAG CatggatgatgatcatgtgtCCAATGTGATCAGCACCCTCTGCAGCCTCTGGTCCCCACCTGTTCCAGCGCACAATGAAGTGGCTGTTTACACTGTTCATACTGACCCGGGCAAAAAGACGACGGCAGCCAAGGGTGAAACGAAGGGTGTGATGACACCGACGCGTGCAGCTGGTGCAACTAATGCAACTACTACTGGTTCTGGCGCTACTGGTTCTGGCGCTACTGGAACTGGTGCCGCTGGGACAAGTAAGTCGACACCAGAGAAGAAGCCAGCTGCTTCTGGAAGCAAAGATGGTAGTGGTGATGCCAAGCCAGCTGCTACCACTAACGATAAGAAAGCTGAACCTAAGGTGAAGAAAAATATATGTGATGGGGCGTTCATCAAAGTATTGAGTAAAGATGAAGTGACAGAGTTGGAATGGCCAACTGAGATGGTTCAGAATACCACGACTGAGCCGAGCGTCACTTACAGTTGTAATCCGCTCTACTTTGATTTTGGGCAACTGAGCACTAAGGTAGATAAGAAGGAAAGCAAAGCCGAGAAGGAGTTATACCCTGGTGAGATGGAAGCAGGTTCCAGTAAAAGTACATCCAAGTTGTTCGTGCCTCGACAGTTGACACAGAAGAAGGCTGACAAGGAGAGCGATGACTCCAAGGCAGAGGATGGTGGAAAAGATGCCGAGAAGGCGGAAACGGAAGGTGCTGCAGAGAAACCTAaacataagaagaagaagaaacaccGTAAACATCATAAGACTGATAAGGAGAAGCCTGAAGGTGAGGAAGGGGAGAAAAAGAAGCGTCATAAACACAAAAAGAAGAAGTCCAGGAAGAGACATCGATCAAGTAAGGAAGGGAAAGAATCTGGAGATGAGGTCGCTACATGTGCTGGGCCACCTGAGGTAGAGGAGGAGGCCCCCGTAGCTGCTGAGGAGAAGAAAGAGGAtgtcaagaagaagaaaaagagaaagaagtccaagaaatcACATAAGAAACGAAAGAAAGAGTCTGATGTCGATTCGGGGAATGAGGATGAGCCAGATGGTGCGGCAAAAGGCGAAGGTAATCCAGATGACAGGGTGAAAGTGAAGAAGTCAGGTAAAAAATCGAAAAAGTCTAAACATTCTGAATCAAGTGGTGAAGAAAGTGATGGGGAGAAGAAGAAACGGCGACACAAgcacaagaagaagaagcatcATCACTCTGATAAAGATGGTGGGAGCGGTACGGAGCAGAAAGAAGTCAAAGTCAAACAGGAGGCGGAACGAGAGGTCAAGAAAACTGAAACGCCCAAGAAAGATCCAAAACGCAAGCACAGCGAGTCCGACTCTGATGCATCTGATGGGCAGAAAGTTAAGGCAAAGAAGATCAAGCAGGAGACACCAGGATCTGCTAAGAAACCTCAGATTCCTGTAACGGCTGTAGGCCAAAGCAGTAAACCTGACAATCCAGGACCTGAGAACAAAAAGATTCGTCCTATCAGAATTGAGAAAAAGGAAGGAAAGCTACATCCCTCTGGGAAGAAATTGATAGGTCCTGAAATGAAGGATACTTCATCGAGTAAATGGGATACGAGTAGTGACAGTGAGTTGGAGACGATGCTTCAGGTTAAACCAGACATGAAGAAAGCCAAAGCTCAGACAACCCTCAGGACGAAAGAGACACGTCAGCGTGAAACTCAACGGAAAGAAGTCGTCACAAATAACCCTGGTAGTGGAGGGAAGAAATCCAGTCGCAATCGTAGTCATTCGAGATCCGAACGTAGGCGCAGGCGTGACGATTCCAGTTATTCTTCGTACAGCTCGGACGAAGATCGCAGCCACTCGAGATATCGGCGACACTCCTATTCATCAGATTCTGACCGCAGTCGCTCTGGGCGTCGCTCAAGGCGTCGTCGCCGATCAAAGTCCTATAGTTCAGGGAGTGACTACTCGCGTAGCAGGTCTGGGTCAGGCTATCGCTCACATAGCAGGTCTCACTCCAGGAGCAATCGACGTGGCCGACGTCACAGCAGTTATAGCAGTTACACTGATTATGAAAGTGATTATGACCACGGGAGATCCAGGAAGCATTCCAGAGGTCGGTACCGTCACAGTTCATCATCAAGAAGTCGTTCGCGGTCCTATTCAAGAGATCGTTACCGTCGCAGAAGATCTTATAGTCGTTCGCACAGTTATTCTAGCTACAGCGATCGCTCACGCTCACGTTCAAGATCATATTctcggtcaaggtcacgaaCAAGAAGCAGAGATCGGCGTCGGTATGAACTAAAATCAAGCCCAGATAAAGAATTCAGCTCGGTTTTACCCAAGAAGGAGCCTAAAGTACATCGAGCAAGGTCAGAGAAAGAAGCAAAAACATTTGACCCCAAGGATCTTGTATTGCCATTGCATGTCAACAAAGATCATGTCAGCGATCGCGCTCAGGAGCTGCTCAAAAAGATTAAAGAGAAGAAAGAAACTCTCGCTAAGGATGGAGACTTTGATTTTAATGATACTGTTCCAGCTGGTTTAAAGTCTGCTGGGTTGATGATGAAAAACTCAGCATTATTGGGCCCCCAACCAGCGATGATGGACAAAGTCCCTGTAATGCCAGTAATTGGAAAGCTACCGATAATGAACAAGAGGCCTTACCCACAGGATGAAAGGAGCAGATCTAGTGAACGTAGCCCTAATAATATGCATGGTCCGCACGATAGGAGTCCTTATCGTAGACAGGATGGTCGCtctcctggtcatattcctctaCCACCTGGTGCACTGGGGAATAACTCAAGCAACCCAAACAGTCCACGCAGTGATGGGAGCCTTGGGGATATTCCCAACGCTCCACCCAACAAAATGCCAAGACACAACAACATGAGGCCAGGATCGGAGTTTGAAAATAAGATTCCATTGTGCCGAGGTCCAAGATCAGAAATGGATTCCATTCCGCTACCGCCAAGTGGAAGAGGAGGACCACACATGCATCCTGGAATGAGAGGACCGCCACCTGGTATGAGAGGTCCACCACCACGTCCGGGACCACCTGGGATGCACAGACCACCAGGGCCTGGACCGCATGGCCCTCGTGGGCCACCTATGCAAGGGCCCCATGGTCCTCTACATGGGCCACCTCATGGACCACCACATGGGCCACACGGTCCCAGAGGTCCACCTCACCCAATGGGGCCACATGGACCTCGTGGGCCTCCACCTCCTGGAATGAGAGGACCCTTCCCCGGCGGACCTGGTATGCCACCAAGAGGACCACCAGGAATGCCACCCAGAGGCCCCCCTCCCAATCACAGAATGCCTGGGCCTGGACCACCACATCACATCCAGTCACCACCACACCGTAGCAATAGCCCTGGACAAGCCAATCGCCATTCGTCACCATCACATGTGAACCGCTCTCAAGCACCTATGACTGCCAAGCCACCAACGCAACCACCTCCTAAAACTACGGCTCCTGCTACTACCACCCAAACTGCCACTGGTTCATCTCAGACCCGCCCAAAGATGCCAGGACAAAACGCTCAGGGTAGATCTCCATACATCGGTCCCCAGGTGTCACCAGCCATGGCACAGAGTCTCGGTTTAGACATTGGCACTGGTAAGAATAATAAAAAAGGAGCAGCTAACTCTGTACCTAAAGAACAGCAGAAGGATATGGCACCTCCGCCACTACCCCCATTGCCCAAGGAGGCTAATAAGAATGATAAGAAGACGCCCCCGTTACCTCCCAAGTCCCCATCGCCTAAGCCACCAGATAAAACTGATTCACCTCCAGCTCCGATCATGCCAATGGCACCTCCAGTCATGAGTGCAGAACAGGAGGAGCAGTACAAAGTGCTACAGCAGCAGGCTCAACAACATGCAGCCATGTTACAACAACGGGAGACTGGTTCTTCAGCGGGGTCACCAGATGAAGTAGCACCCGCACAACAGCAGATGATCGCCATTTCATCACCAATGGCCATGCCTATGCAAGGTGCTATGGCATTACCGTcgtcaatgtcaatgttttcTCCGGGGATGCAGTTCCAAACAGCGTTACCACAAGGACTTTCTGGACTACAGATGGCACAGATGGGTCAGATGGGTCAAATCCAGATGATGGGCTCGCACCCTGGCATGATCTCAATCCCTGCTGGTGGTGGAATCCCTGTCCAGGCTGGCCGCCCACTTTATGCATCAGGTTTACCCCCTGGCCTCTCCCTTGGAGGGATACCTGGTCTACCAGCACATTTAGCAGCTCCTGCAGGGGGTGTGCCCATGGGTACACCGATGACGATCAATTCACTTGGACAGTTGACTCCTCTACCGTCTGGGGCTGTATCAGCAAGCAGTCTCCCAGCAGGTATGTCACTTCCAGCAGGTATGATTCCAGTTTCCATGGCTCAGTTGTCTCAAATGGCGCAAGCGAGTCACAGCATCCAAGGATTACCAGCCGGATTAGTGCCACATCCGTCTGCCGGTGTTTCTGGAATCTCGGCAGCGGCAGCTGCAGCAATGGCTGCCGGTGGACAATCTCCGTTTTTAACAGCCGCTCCGAGTGGCCATCCTGGTTTACCTGGACAACCCATGATTATAGGTGGACCCATGGGAGGCATGCTTCTGCCTGGCACCAGAATAATACGTCCACCAATGTATCGGTTACCATAA
- the LOC135498262 gene encoding G patch domain-containing protein 8-like isoform X2 codes for MAPGTTAPTRISDTLGRDSKETNGPDPMMDKESAKVIQRRNRRRRKLNQGSPRQGDRTDTAGYVSDNESSCCEEDGATNTSKVGVTKDGCEANVRIDPSELKDGSTGIGRSMETVVGDHTGQCDEMTNGMSEKDVSKSKEVLETTLKGTKDVEGILAANEEIEDQPGTTMISLGDYDVVKRTSEKTEDITRIPGASKVLENEPVVAKKSMDDDHVSNVISTLCSLWSPPVPAHNEVAVYTVHTDPGKKTTAAKGETKGVMTPTRAAGATNATTTGSGATGSGATGTGAAGTSKSTPEKKPAASGSKDGSGDAKPAATTNDKKAEPKVKKNICDGAFIKVLSKDEVTELEWPTEMVQNTTTEPSVTYSCNPLYFDFGQLSTKVDKKESKAEKELYPGEMEAGSSKSTSKLFVPRQLTQKKADKESDDSKAEDGGKDAEKAETEGAAEKPKHKKKKKHRKHHKTDKEKPEGEEGEKKKRHKHKKKKSRKRHRSSKEGKESGDEVATCAGPPEVEEEAPVAAEEKKEDVKKKKKRKKSKKSHKKRKKESDVDSGNEDEPDGAAKGEGNPDDRVKVKKSGKKSKKSKHSESSGEESDGEKKKRRHKHKKKKHHHSDKDGGSGTEQKEVKVKQEAEREVKKTETPKKDPKRKHSESDSDASDGQKVKAKKIKQETPGSAKKPQIPVTAVGQSSKPDNPGPENKKIRPIRIEKKEGKLHPSGKKLIGPEMKDTSSSKWDTSSDSELETMLQVKPDMKKAKAQTTLRTKETRQRETQRKEVVTNNPGSGGKKSSRNRSHSRSERRRRRDDSSYSSYSSDEDRSHSRYRRHSYSSDSDRSRSGRRSRRRRRSKSYSSGSDYSRSRSGSGYRSHSRSHSRSNRRGRRHSSYSSYTDYESDYDHGRSRKHSRGRYRHSSSSRSRSRSYSRDRYRRRRSYSRSHSYSSYSDRSRSRSRSYSRSRSRTRSRDRRRYELKSSPDKEFSSVLPKKEPKVHRARSEKEAKTFDPKDLVLPLHVNKDHVSDRAQELLKKIKEKKETLAKDGDFDFNDTVPAGLKSAGLMMKNSALLGPQPAMMDKVPVMPVIGKLPIMNKRPYPQDERSRSSERSPNNMHGPHDRSPYRRQDGRSPGHIPLPPGALGNNSSNPNSPRSDGSLGDIPNAPPNKMPRHNNMRPGSEFENKIPLCRGPRSEMDSIPLPPSGRGGPHMHPGMRGPPPGMRGPPPRPGPPGMHRPPGPGPHGPRGPPMQGPHGPLHGPPHGPPHGPHGPRGPPHPMGPHGPRGPPPPGMRGPFPGGPGMPPRGPPGMPPRGPPPNHRMPGPGPPHHIQSPPHRSNSPGQANRHSSPSHVNRSQAPMTAKPPTQPPPKTTAPATTTQTATGSSQTRPKMPGQNAQGRSPYIGPQVSPAMAQSLGLDIGTGKNNKKGAANSVPKEQQKDMAPPPLPPLPKEANKNDKKTPPLPPKSPSPKPPDKTDSPPAPIMPMAPPVMSAEQEEQYKVLQQQAQQHAAMLQQRETGSSAGSPDEVAPAQQQMIAISSPMAMPMQGAMALPSSMSMFSPGMQFQTALPQGLSGLQMAQMGQMGQIQMMGSHPGMISIPAGGGIPVQAGRPLYASGLPPGLSLGGIPGLPAHLAAPAGGVPMGTPMTINSLGQLTPLPSGAVSASSLPAGMSLPAGMIPVSMAQLSQMAQASHSIQGLPAGLVPHPSAGVSGISAAAAAAMAAGGQSPFLTAAPSGHPGLPGQPMIIGGPMGGMLLPGTRIIRPPMYRLP; via the exons GTTGGGGTGACCAAGGATGGATGTGAGGCAAACGTACGCATCGACCCCTCAGAGctgaaagatggcagcactggtatTGGGAGGTCCATGGAAACAGTTGTGGGTGACCATACGGGTCAGTGCGACGAGATGACCAATGGCATGTCAGAGAAGGATGTGTCGAAATCGAAGGAAGTGCTGGAGACGACCCTAAAGGGGACAAAAGATGTCGAAGGGATTCTGGCAGCGAATGAAGAGATAGAAGATCAGCCTGGGACAACTATGATAAG CCTGGGTGATTATGACGTGGTGAAGAGGACATCCGAGAAGACAGAAGATATCACAAGGATTCCAGGAGCGTCAAAAGTTCTAGAAAATGAGCCTGTCGTGGCGAAAAAGAG CatggatgatgatcatgtgtCCAATGTGATCAGCACCCTCTGCAGCCTCTGGTCCCCACCTGTTCCAGCGCACAATGAAGTGGCTGTTTACACTGTTCATACTGACCCGGGCAAAAAGACGACGGCAGCCAAGGGTGAAACGAAGGGTGTGATGACACCGACGCGTGCAGCTGGTGCAACTAATGCAACTACTACTGGTTCTGGCGCTACTGGTTCTGGCGCTACTGGAACTGGTGCCGCTGGGACAAGTAAGTCGACACCAGAGAAGAAGCCAGCTGCTTCTGGAAGCAAAGATGGTAGTGGTGATGCCAAGCCAGCTGCTACCACTAACGATAAGAAAGCTGAACCTAAGGTGAAGAAAAATATATGTGATGGGGCGTTCATCAAAGTATTGAGTAAAGATGAAGTGACAGAGTTGGAATGGCCAACTGAGATGGTTCAGAATACCACGACTGAGCCGAGCGTCACTTACAGTTGTAATCCGCTCTACTTTGATTTTGGGCAACTGAGCACTAAGGTAGATAAGAAGGAAAGCAAAGCCGAGAAGGAGTTATACCCTGGTGAGATGGAAGCAGGTTCCAGTAAAAGTACATCCAAGTTGTTCGTGCCTCGACAGTTGACACAGAAGAAGGCTGACAAGGAGAGCGATGACTCCAAGGCAGAGGATGGTGGAAAAGATGCCGAGAAGGCGGAAACGGAAGGTGCTGCAGAGAAACCTAaacataagaagaagaagaaacaccGTAAACATCATAAGACTGATAAGGAGAAGCCTGAAGGTGAGGAAGGGGAGAAAAAGAAGCGTCATAAACACAAAAAGAAGAAGTCCAGGAAGAGACATCGATCAAGTAAGGAAGGGAAAGAATCTGGAGATGAGGTCGCTACATGTGCTGGGCCACCTGAGGTAGAGGAGGAGGCCCCCGTAGCTGCTGAGGAGAAGAAAGAGGAtgtcaagaagaagaaaaagagaaagaagtccaagaaatcACATAAGAAACGAAAGAAAGAGTCTGATGTCGATTCGGGGAATGAGGATGAGCCAGATGGTGCGGCAAAAGGCGAAGGTAATCCAGATGACAGGGTGAAAGTGAAGAAGTCAGGTAAAAAATCGAAAAAGTCTAAACATTCTGAATCAAGTGGTGAAGAAAGTGATGGGGAGAAGAAGAAACGGCGACACAAgcacaagaagaagaagcatcATCACTCTGATAAAGATGGTGGGAGCGGTACGGAGCAGAAAGAAGTCAAAGTCAAACAGGAGGCGGAACGAGAGGTCAAGAAAACTGAAACGCCCAAGAAAGATCCAAAACGCAAGCACAGCGAGTCCGACTCTGATGCATCTGATGGGCAGAAAGTTAAGGCAAAGAAGATCAAGCAGGAGACACCAGGATCTGCTAAGAAACCTCAGATTCCTGTAACGGCTGTAGGCCAAAGCAGTAAACCTGACAATCCAGGACCTGAGAACAAAAAGATTCGTCCTATCAGAATTGAGAAAAAGGAAGGAAAGCTACATCCCTCTGGGAAGAAATTGATAGGTCCTGAAATGAAGGATACTTCATCGAGTAAATGGGATACGAGTAGTGACAGTGAGTTGGAGACGATGCTTCAGGTTAAACCAGACATGAAGAAAGCCAAAGCTCAGACAACCCTCAGGACGAAAGAGACACGTCAGCGTGAAACTCAACGGAAAGAAGTCGTCACAAATAACCCTGGTAGTGGAGGGAAGAAATCCAGTCGCAATCGTAGTCATTCGAGATCCGAACGTAGGCGCAGGCGTGACGATTCCAGTTATTCTTCGTACAGCTCGGACGAAGATCGCAGCCACTCGAGATATCGGCGACACTCCTATTCATCAGATTCTGACCGCAGTCGCTCTGGGCGTCGCTCAAGGCGTCGTCGCCGATCAAAGTCCTATAGTTCAGGGAGTGACTACTCGCGTAGCAGGTCTGGGTCAGGCTATCGCTCACATAGCAGGTCTCACTCCAGGAGCAATCGACGTGGCCGACGTCACAGCAGTTATAGCAGTTACACTGATTATGAAAGTGATTATGACCACGGGAGATCCAGGAAGCATTCCAGAGGTCGGTACCGTCACAGTTCATCATCAAGAAGTCGTTCGCGGTCCTATTCAAGAGATCGTTACCGTCGCAGAAGATCTTATAGTCGTTCGCACAGTTATTCTAGCTACAGCGATCGCTCACGCTCACGTTCAAGATCATATTctcggtcaaggtcacgaaCAAGAAGCAGAGATCGGCGTCGGTATGAACTAAAATCAAGCCCAGATAAAGAATTCAGCTCGGTTTTACCCAAGAAGGAGCCTAAAGTACATCGAGCAAGGTCAGAGAAAGAAGCAAAAACATTTGACCCCAAGGATCTTGTATTGCCATTGCATGTCAACAAAGATCATGTCAGCGATCGCGCTCAGGAGCTGCTCAAAAAGATTAAAGAGAAGAAAGAAACTCTCGCTAAGGATGGAGACTTTGATTTTAATGATACTGTTCCAGCTGGTTTAAAGTCTGCTGGGTTGATGATGAAAAACTCAGCATTATTGGGCCCCCAACCAGCGATGATGGACAAAGTCCCTGTAATGCCAGTAATTGGAAAGCTACCGATAATGAACAAGAGGCCTTACCCACAGGATGAAAGGAGCAGATCTAGTGAACGTAGCCCTAATAATATGCATGGTCCGCACGATAGGAGTCCTTATCGTAGACAGGATGGTCGCtctcctggtcatattcctctaCCACCTGGTGCACTGGGGAATAACTCAAGCAACCCAAACAGTCCACGCAGTGATGGGAGCCTTGGGGATATTCCCAACGCTCCACCCAACAAAATGCCAAGACACAACAACATGAGGCCAGGATCGGAGTTTGAAAATAAGATTCCATTGTGCCGAGGTCCAAGATCAGAAATGGATTCCATTCCGCTACCGCCAAGTGGAAGAGGAGGACCACACATGCATCCTGGAATGAGAGGACCGCCACCTGGTATGAGAGGTCCACCACCACGTCCGGGACCACCTGGGATGCACAGACCACCAGGGCCTGGACCGCATGGCCCTCGTGGGCCACCTATGCAAGGGCCCCATGGTCCTCTACATGGGCCACCTCATGGACCACCACATGGGCCACACGGTCCCAGAGGTCCACCTCACCCAATGGGGCCACATGGACCTCGTGGGCCTCCACCTCCTGGAATGAGAGGACCCTTCCCCGGCGGACCTGGTATGCCACCAAGAGGACCACCAGGAATGCCACCCAGAGGCCCCCCTCCCAATCACAGAATGCCTGGGCCTGGACCACCACATCACATCCAGTCACCACCACACCGTAGCAATAGCCCTGGACAAGCCAATCGCCATTCGTCACCATCACATGTGAACCGCTCTCAAGCACCTATGACTGCCAAGCCACCAACGCAACCACCTCCTAAAACTACGGCTCCTGCTACTACCACCCAAACTGCCACTGGTTCATCTCAGACCCGCCCAAAGATGCCAGGACAAAACGCTCAGGGTAGATCTCCATACATCGGTCCCCAGGTGTCACCAGCCATGGCACAGAGTCTCGGTTTAGACATTGGCACTGGTAAGAATAATAAAAAAGGAGCAGCTAACTCTGTACCTAAAGAACAGCAGAAGGATATGGCACCTCCGCCACTACCCCCATTGCCCAAGGAGGCTAATAAGAATGATAAGAAGACGCCCCCGTTACCTCCCAAGTCCCCATCGCCTAAGCCACCAGATAAAACTGATTCACCTCCAGCTCCGATCATGCCAATGGCACCTCCAGTCATGAGTGCAGAACAGGAGGAGCAGTACAAAGTGCTACAGCAGCAGGCTCAACAACATGCAGCCATGTTACAACAACGGGAGACTGGTTCTTCAGCGGGGTCACCAGATGAAGTAGCACCCGCACAACAGCAGATGATCGCCATTTCATCACCAATGGCCATGCCTATGCAAGGTGCTATGGCATTACCGTcgtcaatgtcaatgttttcTCCGGGGATGCAGTTCCAAACAGCGTTACCACAAGGACTTTCTGGACTACAGATGGCACAGATGGGTCAGATGGGTCAAATCCAGATGATGGGCTCGCACCCTGGCATGATCTCAATCCCTGCTGGTGGTGGAATCCCTGTCCAGGCTGGCCGCCCACTTTATGCATCAGGTTTACCCCCTGGCCTCTCCCTTGGAGGGATACCTGGTCTACCAGCACATTTAGCAGCTCCTGCAGGGGGTGTGCCCATGGGTACACCGATGACGATCAATTCACTTGGACAGTTGACTCCTCTACCGTCTGGGGCTGTATCAGCAAGCAGTCTCCCAGCAGGTATGTCACTTCCAGCAGGTATGATTCCAGTTTCCATGGCTCAGTTGTCTCAAATGGCGCAAGCGAGTCACAGCATCCAAGGATTACCAGCCGGATTAGTGCCACATCCGTCTGCCGGTGTTTCTGGAATCTCGGCAGCGGCAGCTGCAGCAATGGCTGCCGGTGGACAATCTCCGTTTTTAACAGCCGCTCCGAGTGGCCATCCTGGTTTACCTGGACAACCCATGATTATAGGTGGACCCATGGGAGGCATGCTTCTGCCTGGCACCAGAATAATACGTCCACCAATGTATCGGTTACCATAA